In the Helianthus annuus cultivar XRQ/B chromosome 11, HanXRQr2.0-SUNRISE, whole genome shotgun sequence genome, one interval contains:
- the LOC110906707 gene encoding uncharacterized mitochondrial protein AtMg00810-like, which translates to MYLLVYVDDLILTGNHSPTIKSFITTLDKEFAIKDLGRLNYFLGLEVTYTTNGLFLNQSKYTMDILTRAKMLDAKPAPTPLSSNVSFVTAVSQFLHAPTVDHFKEIKRILRYLKGTIAFGLHYSRPTTTSLLGFFDADWARCLETRHSTYGYSIFLGGNLISWSAKKQPTVARSSCESEYCAMANTAAEIVSITHLLQELHALPPDRPTMLCDNQSALFLTQNPVSHKRAKHIDLDYHFLRELVNAGKLVTKFVPTKLQVADIFTKSLPLSQFNIFRQMLCISPPPFSLRGDVR; encoded by the exons ATGTATTTACTTGTGTATGTTGATGATCTTATCCTTACTGGTAATCATTCACCAACCATTAAATCCTTTATTACCACTCTTGACAAGGAATTTGCCATCAAAGATCTTGGGAGACTCAACTACTTTTTGGGATTGGAGGTTACCTACACTACAAATGGTCTTTTCTTGAATCAATCGAAATATACGATGGATATTCTGACTCGGGCTAAAATGTTGGACGCTAAACCAGCACCAACACCTTTAAGCTCCAATGTTTCTTTTGTCACTGCAG TTAGTCAATTTTTACATGCTCCAACTGTTGATCATTTTAAGGAGATAAAGAGGATTCTTCGGTATCTCAAAGGTACTATTGCCTTTGGGTTACACTATAGTCGTCCCACTACCACATCGCTGCTTGGATTCTTTGATGCTGATTGGGCCCGTTGCTTGGAGACACGTCACTCCACTTATGGCTATTCCATTTTTTTGGGTGGTAACTTGATCTCTTGGAGTGCTAAAAAGCAACCAACTGTTGCCAGATCTAGTTGTGAATCTGAGTATTGTGCTATGGCCAACACCGCTGCTGAAATTGTTtcaatcactcatcttcttcaaGAGTTACATGCTCTTCCGCCTGATAGACCAACCATGCTATGTGATAATCAGAGTGCTTTATTTCTCACACAGAATCCTGTTTCCCACAAACGGGCTAAACACAttgatttggattatcatttTCTACGAGAACTTGTCAATGCTGGAAAATTGGTTACTAAATTTGTTCCAACCAAGCTTCAGGTGGCTGATATTTTCACGAAGAGTCTTCCTTTGTCTCAGTTCAACATTTTTCGTCAGATGCTTTGTATCAGTCCACCACCGTTCAGCTTGCGAGGGGATGTTAGATAA